A region from the Leishmania panamensis strain MHOM/PA/94/PSC-1 chromosome 20 sequence genome encodes:
- a CDS encoding 60S ribosomal protein L13a, putative (TriTrypDB/GeneDB-style sysID: LpmP.20.0890): protein MALPSRKNVSRVQRKKAKKHRPEIIVIDLKDHVLGRAAAVVAKQLLLGKKITVVRCEQLNIAGTEIRNKIKYLQYLRKRKLTNPTKGPFHHRAPSDVFVRAVRSMLPRYTKRGMRALNSLVAYEGVPANVVRTGGRVVIPRAQRHACYRSERPYTVLGNMCKHVGWKYSDVVAKLEQARVEKAFRHHKKQAKLRDAWKAARKEALAKMPKHNVAVLKKFGYA, encoded by the coding sequence ATGGCCCTTCCTAGCCGCAAGAATGTGTCTCGCGTGCAGCGCAAGAAAGCCAAGAAGCATCGCCCCGAGATCATCGTGATCGACTTGAAGGATCATGTTCTCGGTcgtgcggcggctgtggtTGCCAAGCAGCTGCTACTGGGTAAGAAGATCACCGTAGTGCGCTGCGAGCAGCTCAACATTGCCGGTACGGAGATCCGCAACAAGATCAAGTACCTGCAGTACCTGCGCAAGCGGAAGCTGACAAACCCCACGAAGGGCCCCTTCCACCACCGTGCCCCGTCCGACGTGTTCGTCCGCGCCGTGCGCAGCATGCTGCCCCGCTACACGAAGCGCGGCATGAGGGCACTTAACTCGCTGGTGGCCTACGAGGGGGTGCCGGCTAATGTGGTGCGCACAGGTGGTCGTGTGGTGATCCCGCGCGCCCAGCGCCATGCGTGCTACCGCTCGGAGCGCCCGTACACAGTACTCGGCAACATGTGCAAGCATGTCGGTTGGAAGTACAGCGATGTCGTCGCCAAGCTCGAGCAGGCTCGCGTGGAGAAGGCGTTCCGCCACCACAAAAAGCAGGCAAAGCTCCGCGACGCGTGGAAGGCGGCCCGCAAGGAGGCGCTTGCTAAGATGCCAAAGCACAAcgtggcggtgctgaagaAGTTTGGTTACGCGTAG
- a CDS encoding hypothetical protein (TriTrypDB/GeneDB-style sysID: LpmP.20.0900): protein MPKEPQFSRPYASSSAPYAKPSSSLVPAASLSTGATAATRALTAGTAAGGGGAAPTVGGNRPARLTVNNFTAFHARVKRLPPDANVKAALHTQLYQFPERVCFGCVKCRRDNVESDSVAIDLKNRIMLCTACFTRIIRPRTYTPSRVIPFPSLLSWLNYKPSHVMKMSDDVLERPAEAVAPSGERMAAPKLTGGDRATDLGKLPAIAMNIAAGGRGRGSDTTGGRHGGPTIDEVLAQGSDDTPTGTHPCLRVWGVCQHGETCLFRNAPADLCLAYLMGLCRGRNMPISGTPAGDGRGSGPNANRSNNRHIYGGQHHHHPKHNQRNNQGARNTRRNRNTHPTVCGQTCHLLHQEVYDLPDLSDPPPRERFEGDLEDENGAWAAWVRRRRDSPNSAEWQVWHNGPLEQLFRTYVPARRRPAPRQPKKRSKVAPEATSAVEAKSVEERKRNAEGEEGAQTADEELTTLVADEEDIMDGEENEEGEEEDDCDDDANDDATSEGAVHKEAEDEPTPVPAPASATKLNLMDIMSALKGIKRDTPEKADEAEE from the coding sequence ATGCCGAAGGAACCGCAGTTCTCTCGTCCCTAcgcctcgtcgtcggcgccgtACGCGAAGCCGTCAAGTTCGCTTGTGCCAGCTGCGTCTTTGTCTACAGGAGCCACTGCGGCCACGCGCGCGCTGACTGcgggcaccgctgctggtggtggtggtgctgcaccgaCTGTCGGAGGTAATCGTCCAGCACGACTCACCGTTAACAACTTTACGGCTTTTCATGCGCGCGTCAAGAGGCTCCCACCGGATGCGAACGTgaaggcagcgctgcacacgCAGCTCTACCAGTTCCCCGAGCGCGTCTGCTTCGGCTGCGTGAAGTGCCGCCGCGACAACGTCGAGTCGGACAGCGTTGCCATCGACTTGAAGAACCGTATCATGCTATGCACGGCCTGCTTTACCCGCATCATTCGCccgcgcacgtacacgccgAGCAGGGTGATACCCTTCCCATCACTACTGTCTTGGCTTAACTATAAGCCTTCTCATGTAATGAAGATGTCCGATGACGTGCTGGAGCGACCGGCGGAGGCGGTAGCGCCGTCAGGCGAGCGCATGGCGGCTCCAAAGCTGACGGGGGGCGACAGAGCAACCGACCTGGGCAAGCTGCCAGCCATCGCCATGAACATCGCGGCTGGTGGCCGCGGCCGCGGGAGTGATACGACTGGTGGACGACATGGAGGCCCAACGATAGACGAGGTACTCGCCCagggcagcgacgacaccCCAACCGGCACCCACCcgtgcctgcgcgtgtggggCGTGTGTCAGCACGGCGAGACGTGTCTCTTCCGCAATGCGCCTGCTGATTTGTGTCTGGCGTACTTGATGGGACTGTGTCGCGGGCGCAATATGCCCATCAGTGGAACTCCAGCAGGCGATGGTAGGGGCAGCGGCCCCAACGCGAATCGGAGTAATAATAGGCACATCTACGGCGGCcaacaccatcaccaccccAAACACAACCAGCGCAACAACCAGGGTGCGCGTAACACTCGCCGTAACCGCAACACACACCCGACGGTCTGTGGCCAAACGTGCCACCTTCTGCATCAGGAGGTGTACGACCTCCCTGACCTCTCTGACCCACCGCCGCGCGAGCGCTTCGAGGGCGACCTGGAGGACGAGAACGGCGCCTGGgctgcgtgggtgcgtcggcggcgtGACAGCCCCAACAGTGCGGAGTGGCAGGTGTGGCACAACGGCCCGCTGGAGCAGTTGTTTAGAACATACGtcccggcgcggcggcgtcctgCTCCTCGCCAGCCGAAGAAGAGGTCGAAGGTGGCGCCAGAAGCAACGTCGGCCGTCGAGGCCAAGTCTGTcgaggaaaggaagaggaatgcagaaggggaggagggagctcAGACGGCCGATGAGGAGCTGACGACCCTGGTTGCTGACGAGGAGGATATCATGGACGGAGAGGAGAatgaagaaggagaggaagaggatgacTGCGACGATGATGCCAACGACGATGCCACCAGCGAAGGGGCAGTCCACAAAGAGGCCGAGGATGAGCCCACTCCAGTGCCAGCCCCTGCCTCAGCGACAAAGCTGAACCTGATGGACATCATGTCAGCTCTCAAGGGCATCAAGAGGGACACCCCAGAGAAAGCAGATGAGGCGGAGGAGTAG
- a CDS encoding hypothetical protein (TriTrypDB/GeneDB-style sysID: LpmP.20.0910), translated as MPTLVRVADVSESRLFSSATSHGAPEDAGDSGRCVISGAVSPALARELSLLSNEDLVQRIHRFSRSNFVPSQRPLLYAHLKEFMKPKRLMYASTKTVQDHLQVANAADMHETCIELYHAAREHMSAAALSLRPPCASLTHSSVTGVGQLDASVHVGLSMASNSVTNLATDGAVLVSAFVVDSAYATQRTSELTRLASYCVTQLLAPLHAQGHGGTTGDTSAAAGKVLRALAVRTPREVATELSLVRCLWRALCLAEYYKCAEATGTRTVKGNTEQALADALTILDACRPVASMRREAAVAVLTAAATGDPSCYEHSAIATTTPTLSPRQSSELLGVALNFVRYASLDDDGEFAFYQFCKEERILWSPQPLLWSAQGEASNATSSLSSAAATGGVSAFAYSEDEVQVFYAALIDTCAAGRLVSEALLYFTEARRLLGCPPLADGEDTGAEAVLRRGAGGGSGSQIGCAAATFTAKKPSEAVNAAPAPLAASFPSSDVGISPLLSSQSHPVTISSGAYRDNASARAITVGFSLTELLLHRLLSMLQTAKENHHVVRLARALIAAGAVSQVKAHIWTPLLISAGAARAADVVLTVYSYVLERLTSPACSGGSSGSGCTTAERYTLEYLLQTSLNALSKCQLPRYEQDYLQPARERQVLHCTDEFYYSCLLQEAHNSMCPAQRAAEVLARMEETKVPMTAPIVSRLLKLYLRVEAPEFITVYRHAVNDLGLPLRSVWADQLLLWADRRRYFLSADDRAYVLQQLLCSRRVTTVTDLQPLLGGFRTHFALLYHDHTHAAREQFLSDGSVPGEQPTVMDSRAHFLITRPMSVQRGVMARSGTSWVCTGAGGEEMAEDEAEQHGILPRMLGDAPRRTLYASIAELSETALLFPFSPSARSSGDSERLHDMALRVYLADVLDGLQRSSNWVV; from the coding sequence ATGCCGACACTTGTGCGCGTAGCCGATGTGTCTGAGTCGCGGCTTTTCTCTTCCGCTACCTCGCACGGAGCTCCAGAAGACGCTGGCGACTCTGGCAGATGCGTCATCAGCGGTGCAGTTTCACCTGCCCTGGCGCGGGAGCTCTCACTCCTATCAAATGAGGACCTCGTCCAGCGCATACACCGTTTCAGCCGCTCAAACTTCGTTCCTTCGCAGCGACCGCTGCTCTACGCGCATCTTAAGGAGTTCATGAAGCCTAAGCGCTTGATGTATGCGTCTACGAAGACGGTCCAAGACCACCTTCAAGTTGCGAACGCAGCTGACATGCACGAGACATGCATCGAGCTCTACCACGCTGCCCGAGAGCACATGTCCGCCGCAGCGCTATCGTTACGGCCTCCTTGTGCTTCTCTAACTCACAGTTCTGTCACTGGGGTCGGGCAGCTGGATGCCAGCGTGCATGTCGGGCTATCGATGGCGAGTAACAGCGTCACTAACTTGGCTACCGATGGCGCCGTGCTTGTAAGCGCCTTCGTGGTGGATAGCGCGTACGCCACACAACGGACATCGGAACTCACACGACTTGCCTCTTACTGCGTCACGCAATTGCTGGCGCCGTTACATGCACAAGGGCATGGCGGCACCACCGGAGATaccagcgccgcagctgggAAGGTTTTGCGGGCGTTAGCGGTTCGCACACCGCGCGAGGTGGCAACAGAGCTGTCACTGGTTCGTTGCTTGTGGCGTGCGCTGTGCTTGGCGGAGTACTACAAGTGTGCTGAGGCCACCGGCACACGGACGGTCAAAGGGAACACGGAGCAAGCACTCGCTGACGCTCTCACAATTTTGGACGCGTGCCGGCCTGTAGCTTCCATGCGGAGGGAGGCAGCCGTAGCGGTGCtgactgcagctgccacagGGGACCCTTCTTGCTACGAGCACTCGGCCATTGCAACGACAACACCGACGCTATCACCGAGGCAGTCCTCGGAGTTGCTGGGAGTGGCTCTGAACTTCGTTCGCTACGCCTCCctcgacgacgatggcgagtTCGCCTTCTACCAGTTTTGCAAGGAGGAAAGGATTCTGTGGTCGCCACAACCGCTGTTGTGGAGTGCGCAGGGTGAGGCTAGCAATGCCACCTCATCCTTgtcctctgcagcggcgactggCGGCGTGAGCGCGTTTGCGTACAGTGAGGACGAAGTGCAGGTCTTCTACGCCGCACTCATTGATACGTGCGCCGCAGGGCGGCTTGTCTCGGAGGCACTACTTTATTTCACCGAGGCGAGGCGCCTACTTGGTTGCCCACCACTCGCGGACGGCGAGGACACTGgtgcagaggcggtgctgcggcgtgggGCAGGCGGTGGGAGCGGGTCTCAAATtggctgcgcggcggcgaccttCACTGCTAAGAAGCCATCCGAGGCAGTCAAtgctgcgccggcgccacTTGCCGCCTCTTTCCCAAGCAGTGATGTGGGCatttctccccttctctcttcacagAGTCACCCCGTTACCATTTCTTCCGGTGCGTACCGTGACAATGCCAGCGCCAGGGCCATCACCGTTGGCTTTTCCCTGACAGAGCTTCTGCTTCACCGACTCCTCTCCATGTTGCAGACGGCGAAGGAAAACCACCACGTCGTGCGTCTCGCCAGAGCGCTTATTGCCGCAGGGGCCGTCTCTCAGGTGAAGGCGCACATATGGACGCCGCTTCTCATCTCCGCTGGCGCCGCGCGGGCGGCAGATGTGGTGCTCACGGTGTACAGCTACGTCTTGGAGCGCTTGACTAGCCCTGCatgcagtggtggcagtagCGGTAGCGGCTGCACTACAGCGGAGCGGTATACACTGGAGTACCTCTTGCAAACCTCACTCAACGCGCTCTCCAAGTGCCAGCTGCCACGCTACGAGCAGGATTATCTCCAGCCTGCGCGCGAGAGGCAGGTGCTGCATTGCACAGACGAGTTTTACTACAGCTGCCTTCTCCAAGAGGCTCACAACTCCATGTGTCCGGCACAGCGGGCGGCCGAGGTGCTAGCGAGAATGGAGGAGACAAAGGTACCCATGACGGCGCCCATCGTATCACGACTGCTGAAGCTCTACCTGCGCGTGGAGGCGCCAGAGTTCATCACGGTATACCGCCACGCTGTCAACGACCTCGGCTTGCCATTGCGCTCCGTGTGGGCTGACCAACTCCTGCTGTGGgccgaccgccgccgctactTTCTCTCTGCCGATGACCGGGCGTAtgttctgcagcagctgttgtgCTCCAGGCGAGTGACGACGGTGACCGACCTTCAGCCACTGCTCGGTGGCTTCCGCACCcactttgctcttctctacCATGATCACACGCACGCTGCGCGTGAGCAGTTCCTCAGCGACGGATCAGTGCCTGGGGAACAGCCAACCGTGATGGACTCCCGCGCACATTTTCTGATTACACGGCCGATGAGCGTGCAGCGGGGAGTAATGGCGCGTTCAGGGACATCGTGGGTGTGCACTGGCGCGGGTGGCGAGGAGATGGCTGAGGATGAGGCCGAGCAACATGGGATCTTGCCTCGCATGCTGGGCGATGCGCCCCGCCGCACGTTGTACGCCAGCATCGCGGAGCTGTcggagacggcgctgctatttcctttttccccctctgcCCGAAGCTCAGGCGACTCGGAGCGGCTGCACGACATGGCACTTCGGGTGTACTTGGCCGATGTCTTGGACGGACTGCAGCGCTCCTCCAACTGGGTAGTGTAG
- a CDS encoding DNA-directed RNA polymerase subunit, putative (TriTrypDB/GeneDB-style sysID: LpmP.20.0920), with product MSDHDDDDDVLSLNLGDDRDEVNSSSDIHHSSGDEEDDEGGDQLPEDIATNVVLSGNAQAAKGARARGINERVTSAVMTKYERARVLGTRALQISMNAPVAVALEGETDPLTIAIKELRERRTPLIIRRVLPDNTYEDWSVSELLVDFDRPADERYTNI from the coding sequence ATGTCGGATcacgatgacgatgacgatgtCCTCAGCCTCAATCTGGGAGACGACCGTGATGAGgtgaacagcagcagcgacattcatcacagcagcggcgatgaggaggatgatgagggaggggacCAACTGCCCGAGGACATTGCCACCAACGTCGTTTTGTCTGGTAACGCGCAGGCCGCAAAAGGTGCGCGGGCCCGCGGCATCAACGAGCGCGTGACGAGTGCAGTCATGACCAAGTATGAGCGGGCACGCGTGCTGGGtacgcgcgcgctgcagatTAGCATGAACGCTCCAGTCGCTGTGGCACTAGAGGGCGAAACCGATCCACTGACGATTGCCATCAAGGAGCTGCGTGAGCGTCGCACGCCGCTTATTATTCGTCGCGTGCTGCCTGACAACACGTACGAGGACTGGAGCGTCAGCGAGCTGCTTGTGGACTTTGATCGCCCGGCGGATGAGCGCTACACCAACATCTAA
- a CDS encoding ubiquitin-conjugating enzyme E2, putative (TriTrypDB/GeneDB-style sysID: LpmP.20.0930) codes for MLRCYFVVDGPADTPYEGGRYVGLIEIPSDYPFKPPSVQMCTPSGRLKTGMQICLSNSSYHPENWSPMWGLRTILIALVSFFASEEPTTGSMSATAEERRKYAASSRKYNVKRLHAVYKRVLPDAFAADAAFIEDDDISPQGEGSSSNSSGSEEEATETEEAPAGAKPEAAAQERTTSRETAPVPTKKTPGNGKGEAADTVVATACAAAQKPRRHHQDKNTSGAVAQRGGQLQWRRYASLIVLFAIGLGLLRQLL; via the coding sequence ATGCTGCGTTGCTACTTTGTCGTGGATGGACCTGCCGACACACCTTACGAGGGTGGCCGCTACGTGGGGCTCATTGAGATCCCGTCTGACTACCCGTTCAAGCCACCGAGTGTGCAAATGTGCACCCCGAGCGGGCGGCTCAAGACGGGCATGCAGATTTGCCTGTCCAACAGCTCCTATCACCCCGAGAACTGGTCCCCGATGTGGGGGCTCCGCACCATCCTCATCGCACTCGTGTCTTTCTTCGCTTCGGAGGAGCCGACGACAGGCTCGAtgagcgccaccgctgagGAGCGACGCAAGTAtgcggcgagcagcagaaagTACAACGTGAAGCGCCTCCATGCGGTGTACAAGCGCGTGTTGCCCGACGCCTTTGCAGCGGACGCAGCCTTCATCGAGGATGATGACATCTCTCCACAGGGTGAAGGCAgtagcagcaacagcagcggtagtgaggaggaggctaCTGAAACTGAAGAAGCGCCGGCAGGCGCGAAACCTGAAGCCGCTGCACAGGAGCGTACGACGTCTCGCGAGACAGCTCCCGTTCCGACTAAGAAAACCCCTGGTAACGGAAAAGGTGAAGCTGCAGACACTGTGGTGGCAACCgcctgtgccgctgcccagAAGCCCCGTCGTCATCATCAGGACAAGAACACTTCTGGCGCCGTAGCCCAACGAGGCGgtcagctgcagtggcgccgaTACGCTTCCCTCATTGTTTTGTTTGCTATTGGGCTGGGTCTCCTGCGACAACTGCTGTGA
- a CDS encoding hypothetical protein (TriTrypDB/GeneDB-style sysID: LpmP.20.0940), translated as MMRRVCSNTVRRNGGSMAKLVESKAVVQPSLVESRRHLEPMSVWYLASWTCVWWYSFFFWLPVLWADMIVPSFVYNKLPVIHFIQEKRAEQKLRRVLDETYTQWSTELECSHIAEAICRTF; from the coding sequence ATGATGCGTCGCGTCTGCAGCAACACCGTTCGCCGCAACGGCGGCTCCATGGCCAAGCTGGTCGAGTcgaaggcggtggtgcagcctTCCCTCGTGGAGTCTCGCCGCCACTTGGAGCCGATGAGCGTGTGGTACCTCGCCTCGTggacgtgcgtgtggtggtATTCGTTCTTCTTCTGGCTGCCTGTGCTGTGGGCCGACATGATCGTTCCGTCCTTTGTGTACAACAAGCTGCCGGTCATCCACTTTATCCAGGAGAAGCGTGCCGAGCAGAAGCTGCGCCGTGTACTTGACGAGACGTACACGCAGTGGAGCACGGAACTGGAGTGCTCGCACATCGCCGAAGCCATCTGTCGCACCTTCTAA
- a CDS encoding hypothetical protein (TriTrypDB/GeneDB-style sysID: LpmP.20.0950) has protein sequence MAFFNSPDSGASDSADAVTRLQEVLRGICATEHGQEKTWLNVQPCVLHAVRLLAATAQAHAARVRQLEDSLQQLQQYTTVLVQDRDVKEERYRLDTTAHREEADRLWESLFRLEAQQQIPSRQLDERTSEAVKAMCKAAVEARVVPLQQELQRLRHRLKAVALSCPHFHHHHQHHACSSSVTSNTSTLTLKDRAYTGGDGAAASECRHRSATSSSSSSSSSPLTSSTASSLGRHERSCRRGRVATTGAPAPTSHALPSATAAGSAGTPKMMREVQRLRRQWQHFLRSVPAALAEGTNPFDGGAEGDHRRAVSRGQSRLISKGSCRDSAGRLFSNVKRTSRVDMASTRGNSPRPFHLAVRHPSPSAPRGTMLPACLSGPTCAPSGASAAAFSSALPASGRRVRWYWLGDAQSHFSTAVRRAENGFAAMKLSNAGPQPMLNGVSPALPWTECHAFDGRTDCWYSLGTWAAHQRNLREMEQAGEEGTSGHNGEVRLGWMTWTLSLASWPDTSTMLVERAGIYAVRVCLVRHCASASLCSGAGRAEADSGDSGCGGALTLWMNGVSVAGMREVVTHTLLYAHPAASTAETASPWWTTRGKSHSIGTSAGSYCSPSGRGAHLHTSVSPGGSPTRRRVHGDIAGVTQRQRTCCEPAQLHTNTLSACLFLPAGAALQVRCRGLHDTKTVHEAFCELEYVV, from the coding sequence ATGGCCTTTTTCAACTCACCTGACAGTGGTGCCAGCGACTCGGCCGACGCAGTGACGCGTCTTCAAGAGGTGCTGCGAGGCATCTGTGCAACGGAACACGGACAGGAAAAAACGTGGCTGAACGTGCAGCCCTGCGTCCTGCACGCGGTGAGGCTGCtcgccgccacagcgcaaGCGCACGCTGCCCgagtgcggcagctggaggattcgctgcagcagcttcagcagtACACGACTGTGCTCGTGCAAGATCGCGATGTCAAGGAGGAGCGCTATCGCTTGGATACCACCGCTCACCGTGAGGAAGCAGACAGGTTGTGGGAGTCTCTGTTCCGTCTTGAGGCTCAACAGCAGATCCCGTCACGGCAGCTCGATGAACGAACGTCGGAGGCGGTCAAGGCAATGTGCAAGGCAGCTGTGGAAGCACGAGTAGTCCCGCTtcagcaggagctgcagcgtctccggCACCGACTGAAGGCGGTTGCCCTGTCATGCCCAcacttccaccaccaccaccagcatcACGCGTGCTCGAGCAGCGTCACCTCCAACACTTCCACGTTGACATTGAAGGACAGGGCTTATActggcggcgatggtgcggcCGCCTCAGAGTGTCGCCACCGCTCGGCCACCtcgtcctccagctcctcctcttcgtcgccGCTCACATCTTCGACAGCATCTTCGCTTGGTCGGCACGAGCGGTCCTGTCGAAGGGGTAGAGTTGCCACAACAGGTGCACCCGCGCCCACCTCGCACGCACTGCCATCGGCGACTGCTGCCGGTTCTGCCGGTACGCCGAAGATGATGCGCGAGGtgcagcgactgcggcgacagtggcAACACTTTCTGCGGTCCGTACCAGCCGCATTGGCCGAGGGCACGAACCCGTtcgatggtggtgctgaagGCGACCACCGCCGTGCCGTCAGCCGTGGGCAGTCGCGCCTTATATCAAAAGGCAGCTGCCGTGACTCGGCGGGCAGGCTCTTTAGCAACGTGAAGAGGACCAGCAGGGTGGACATGGCGAGCACTCGTGGGAATTCGCCGCGGCCGTTTCATCTCGCGGTGCGGCATCCATCCCCCTCCGCCCCGAGGGGCACTATGCTTCCCGCGTGTTTGTCTGGGCCAACGTGTGCGCCGAGTGGCgcgagcgctgccgcgtTCTCTTCCGCGCTGCCAGCCTCCGGCCGCCGAGTTCGGTGGTATTGGCTGGGGGATGCTCAGAGTCACTTCTCCACTGCCGTCCGCCGCGCAGAGAACGGCTTTGCCGCCATGAAATTGTCTAACGCAGGACCGCAGCCGATGCTGAACGGGGTGAGTCCGGCGCTTCCGTGGACGGAGTGTCACGCCTTTGACGGCCGTACCGACTGCTGGTACAGTCTAGGGACGTGGGCGGCCCACCAGCGCAACTTACGTGAGATGGAGCaggcaggagaggaaggcaCGAGCGGTCACAACGGTGAAGTTCGGCTAGGCTGGATGACATGGACGTTGTCCCTCGCTAGCTGGCCCGACACGTCAACGATGCTCGTGGAGAGGGCCGGCATCTAcgcggtgcgcgtgtgtctcgTGCGTCACTGTGCATCAGCGAGCCTGTGCAGCGGAGCGGGGCGCGCAGAGGctgacagcggcgacagcggctgcggtggcgcacTGACACTATGGATGAACGGTGTCTCCGTGGCTGGCATGCGTGAGGTagtcacgcacacgcttcTCTACGCTCACCCTGCCGCCTCTACTGCAGAAACTGCTTCACCATGGTGGACCACGCGTGGCAAATCGCACAGCATCGGCACTTCTGCAGGAAGCTATTGCTCTCCCTCTGGCCGCggtgcgcacctgcacacatCCGTGTCTCCAGGCGGGTCACCCACGCGGCGTCGCGTTCACGGTGACATTGCCGGCGTGACTCAGCGTCAGCGGACCTGCTGCGAaccagcgcagctgcacacgaACACCCTCAGCGCATGTCTCTTCCTGCCAGCGGGcgcggcactgcaggtgCGCTGCCGTGGACTGCACGACACCAAGACGGTACACGAAGCTTTCTGTGAGCTCGAGTACGTGGTGTGA
- a CDS encoding hypothetical protein (TriTrypDB/GeneDB-style sysID: LpmP.20.0960): protein MGQSNGAALAKDTAAAEQFLKYHEARHRVVHRAFVKCVVPSSKGKDDGYGLTPEERLCVEEFAILYAGFAKREFLHFTSLYEQYQRDQLEKMRLEMMQQQARKDIQH from the coding sequence ATGGGTCAATCCAACGGCGCAGCGCTCGCCAAGgacaccgccgcggctgAGCAGTTCCTCAAGTACCACGAAGCACGCCACCGTGTCGTGCACCGCGCCTTTGTAAAGTGCGTCGTGCCATCCTCGAAGGGCAAAGATGACGGGTACGGCCTCACACCAGAGgagcgcctgtgtgtggAAGAGTTCGCCATTCTCTATGCCGGATTCGCCAAGAGAGAGTTCCTACACTTCACTAGCCTCTATGAGCAGTACCAGCGTGACCAGCTCGAGAAGATGCGGTTGGAAATGATGCAACAGCAGGCCCGCAAAGACATCCAGCATTAA